A window of Oceaniferula marina contains these coding sequences:
- a CDS encoding SHD1 domain-containing protein: protein MKRIFLTMLSLLSCLALSPSTAARTFTNTEGKTINAELIDVAEDSVTLKLSNGKKAKVPLSSLSEADQEFAKSWQEKNKNKISESDVKLTITKEFEWIKRPKTERSERSKKKSSETETYFTCHISNYSKKTIHALEATYTIYQRVSERGEGEPVTVVKEIKKSVPLKTLEAKKEVQLDSEKVRCVNMLNKPAEGPDTSKRETITGFVIKLSSNGTTFMTRSHPENFLKKLEEEEERLEREKDRE from the coding sequence ATGAAACGGATATTCCTCACGATGCTGAGTTTGCTTTCTTGTCTGGCCCTCAGCCCGTCAACAGCAGCGCGCACCTTCACCAATACCGAGGGAAAAACCATCAATGCGGAACTCATCGACGTAGCTGAGGACTCGGTCACTTTGAAACTGAGCAACGGTAAAAAAGCCAAGGTGCCACTCTCCTCACTTTCCGAAGCCGATCAGGAATTTGCCAAATCCTGGCAGGAAAAAAATAAAAACAAGATTTCGGAAAGTGACGTCAAGCTCACCATCACCAAGGAGTTCGAATGGATCAAACGGCCTAAAACCGAAAGATCGGAACGCAGCAAAAAGAAATCCAGCGAAACCGAAACCTATTTCACCTGCCATATCAGCAACTACTCCAAGAAAACCATCCACGCACTCGAAGCCACTTATACCATCTATCAACGCGTCAGCGAGCGAGGCGAAGGAGAACCCGTCACCGTCGTCAAAGAAATCAAAAAATCGGTCCCCTTGAAAACCCTCGAAGCCAAAAAAGAAGTCCAACTCGACAGCGAAAAGGTCAGATGTGTCAATATGTTGAATAAACCGGCAGAGGGACCTGACACCTCCAAGCGGGAAACCATCACCGGCTTTGTCATCAAGCTCTCAAGCAATGGCACCACCTTCATGACCCGCAGCCACCCCGAAAACTTCCTCAAAAAGCTGGAGGAAGAGGAGGAAAGGCTTGAAAGGGAAAAAGACCGGGAGTGA
- a CDS encoding sigma-70 family RNA polymerase sigma factor, producing MNILRHLASKGLQGALRAPLSSASTDFGGGGRAGGGDQGSKSTGGTETDAKRLNTETPNSEKQANEASASEDVELVRKAQQGDMRAFDQLVSKHRGKIYAMIRNMVKNDADAWDLSQEAFIKAWRALPKFEARARFSTWLFRISHNVVYDWLRKRRIESEGELNDEVLDASRIDPGAATSPSLAERPDEAMQREELRQHIHAAIGNLSPDHREVILLREVQGLDYKEIAEATGSSMGTIMSRLHYARKKLKQLLSPEA from the coding sequence GTGAATATTCTGCGACATCTGGCGTCCAAGGGGTTACAAGGAGCGTTGCGCGCCCCTCTGTCGTCCGCATCCACTGATTTTGGTGGGGGAGGTCGTGCGGGTGGCGGTGATCAGGGTTCCAAGTCGACCGGTGGCACCGAGACGGATGCCAAAAGGTTGAACACCGAGACGCCGAACAGTGAAAAACAAGCGAACGAAGCCAGCGCCAGTGAGGACGTTGAATTGGTCCGTAAAGCCCAGCAGGGCGATATGCGGGCATTTGACCAACTCGTCAGCAAACACCGGGGGAAAATCTATGCCATGATCCGCAATATGGTCAAAAATGATGCCGATGCCTGGGACCTCTCCCAAGAGGCCTTCATCAAGGCATGGCGTGCCTTGCCCAAATTCGAGGCCAGGGCCCGCTTTTCCACCTGGTTGTTCCGGATCAGCCACAATGTGGTGTATGACTGGTTGCGCAAACGACGTATCGAAAGTGAAGGTGAGCTCAATGACGAGGTTCTTGATGCGAGTCGGATCGATCCGGGGGCTGCAACCTCGCCCAGTCTGGCAGAGCGTCCGGACGAAGCGATGCAGCGCGAAGAACTCCGACAACACATCCACGCTGCGATTGGCAACCTTTCACCGGACCACCGCGAGGTGATCCTCTTACGCGAAGTCCAGGGGCTCGATTATAAGGAGATTGCCGAAGCCACTGGCAGCTCGATGGGAACGATCATGAGCCGCTTGCACTACGCACGTAAAAAACTAAAACAACTTCTCTCTCCCGAGGCCTAA
- a CDS encoding anti-sigma factor family protein — translation MKTKPDDITLTQWMDGELKGEDLRSVEAYAREHPELLAERAAIQRISAEIRSHVPSSEEPPYPEFFNQKILQAIEDDQQSSRQAIEDTEGVSLRGFWHWLTAPVAIPMALVAMGVCFYLGTQVGTERVDGGVETVAVVQDSTVYTPDGDVSADMFNSEDGGATVIVLKGLNDIPDDLEMAGGPAMSSSGAMMIHNQDENRTF, via the coding sequence ATGAAAACGAAACCTGATGACATCACCCTCACCCAGTGGATGGATGGGGAGCTGAAAGGCGAGGATCTACGCTCTGTTGAAGCGTATGCCCGGGAACACCCGGAGCTTCTCGCCGAGCGCGCTGCCATACAACGCATCTCCGCTGAGATCCGCAGTCATGTGCCATCAAGCGAAGAGCCGCCATACCCTGAGTTTTTTAATCAGAAAATCCTTCAGGCGATCGAAGACGATCAGCAGAGCAGCCGGCAAGCCATCGAGGATACCGAAGGTGTGTCTCTGCGCGGGTTTTGGCATTGGTTGACCGCACCGGTGGCCATACCGATGGCTTTGGTCGCCATGGGCGTTTGTTTTTATCTTGGCACCCAGGTGGGAACCGAGCGAGTCGATGGAGGGGTGGAGACCGTTGCCGTGGTTCAGGATAGCACCGTGTACACCCCGGATGGGGACGTCAGTGCGGATATGTTCAACTCGGAAGATGGAGGCGCCACCGTCATTGTGCTCAAAGGCTTGAATGACATTCCTGACGATCTTGAAATGGCAGGTGGTCCGGCGATGTCCTCGTCCGGAGCGATGATGATCCACAATCAGGATGAGAATCGGACGTTTTAA
- a CDS encoding LamG-like jellyroll fold domain-containing protein: MKTNGQLLLCFLTIALPPVAQAASYASVISGQNPMEYYRLDTLIGEKGDSLTPNGVDYNQSSPAPVLNSTTFAGFDAGNTWANFGGQPADTLTDVVTGWNSDSGSVSYWIRVSSSLGTATGMMGRTTGGSGSFTGSGDGMIGTFLRGNGSFGIKIDNQQVEAATGSFSADAWHHLAVTWNRNTGSSDGVVELYVDGVDVGGTSSGSWDSITIDDAARFGKELSGTRYLIGSADEIAIWNRTLSPSEIAAQYAAATIPEPTTVSLLALGGMVLFRRQRK; the protein is encoded by the coding sequence ATGAAAACAAATGGCCAACTTCTGCTTTGCTTCCTCACGATCGCACTCCCACCCGTGGCCCAGGCGGCTTCTTATGCCTCGGTCATCAGCGGTCAAAATCCGATGGAGTATTATCGGCTCGATACCCTGATCGGTGAAAAGGGAGATAGCCTAACCCCAAACGGCGTTGACTATAATCAGTCAAGCCCCGCTCCCGTACTCAACTCGACCACATTCGCCGGATTTGATGCTGGCAATACCTGGGCAAATTTTGGGGGACAGCCTGCAGACACTCTCACTGACGTTGTCACCGGTTGGAACAGCGACAGCGGTTCGGTCAGTTACTGGATTCGCGTCAGTTCTTCATTGGGAACCGCAACGGGAATGATGGGGCGGACCACTGGCGGCAGTGGTTCATTCACCGGTTCCGGCGATGGGATGATCGGCACCTTTCTGCGAGGGAACGGAAGTTTTGGCATCAAAATAGACAACCAACAAGTTGAGGCTGCGACGGGTTCATTTTCTGCCGATGCTTGGCACCATTTGGCCGTCACCTGGAACCGGAACACAGGCTCGAGCGACGGCGTGGTTGAGCTCTATGTCGATGGTGTGGACGTCGGCGGCACCTCCAGCGGATCTTGGGACAGCATTACCATTGATGACGCTGCCCGCTTTGGCAAAGAGTTATCAGGCACCCGCTATTTGATTGGATCTGCCGATGAAATAGCGATTTGGAATCGCACGCTCTCACCCAGCGAAATTGCAGCACAATATGCTGCAGCCACCATCCCCGAACCCACAACGGTGAGCCTTCTGGCACTCGGTGGTATGGTCTTATTTCGTCGTCAGCGAAAATAG
- a CDS encoding chloride channel protein gives MTRPFCASDYETSALMTRRRHRWSDWMRRRFNDRERFLVACVFCGLLCGLMAVVFHLGIEHTFHAVWTAATGQVETWKFVAIMLAAPAMGGLICGLAIRFVVPGAVGSGIPQTKDAYYNRGGFIPATTGLWRVVLGTVYVGLGNALGREGPIVHASSAIASRLGRFFFKDPERIRAMIPVGMAAGIGAAFNAPLSAITFVFEELLDNFSTKAIGGIIVAVVIASVVSRTLLGEEPVIAHHLSRHYDTAGWMLVALPLGLVAGCLGHLFVGSVLSLRRWVKNRTWLRSWYAPALGGLLCGVFGLLTWSLTGAMGSAQNGVFSIGYDSLEAAFENQLVVGILVTLLTFKIIAVVVNYASGGSGGLFSPTLFIGGMLGGVAGVLLVELSRFWPMLGGVDESQIIGGCVLLGMGAMFGSVIRCPFTSLIIIFEMTGNYSLILPLMGGNVLSWAIARQLRPMPIYDALLHDDGISLKRMSSYRGTQDYRNLPVSAIMSHDVVSVQLSKTAGENLEAIHRSGFRHSHYPVVDAEGLLQGMITHRQLQEAGSGKLLSDSLSGELEPQKEHLEIRVHPKDSIRVTQKLMQLKKIQHVPVVSVLDGHRLLGIVSAKDIARQKNASEI, from the coding sequence ATGACTCGACCTTTTTGCGCCAGCGACTATGAAACCAGCGCACTCATGACTCGCCGCCGTCACCGTTGGTCTGATTGGATGCGTCGCCGGTTTAACGACCGGGAACGCTTCCTGGTCGCCTGTGTGTTTTGTGGTTTGCTTTGTGGCTTGATGGCCGTTGTGTTTCACCTTGGAATTGAGCATACCTTTCATGCGGTGTGGACTGCGGCTACCGGGCAGGTGGAGACCTGGAAATTTGTGGCCATCATGTTGGCCGCGCCGGCGATGGGTGGCTTGATTTGTGGTTTGGCGATTCGCTTTGTGGTCCCAGGAGCGGTGGGCAGTGGCATCCCGCAGACCAAGGATGCGTATTACAACCGGGGTGGGTTTATTCCGGCGACCACGGGTTTGTGGCGGGTGGTGTTGGGCACGGTTTATGTTGGTTTGGGTAATGCTCTCGGGCGGGAGGGCCCGATTGTGCATGCCTCTTCCGCAATTGCTTCGCGCCTGGGTCGATTTTTTTTCAAGGACCCTGAGCGGATTAGGGCGATGATTCCGGTGGGCATGGCTGCCGGGATTGGTGCGGCATTCAACGCACCACTGTCTGCGATTACCTTCGTATTTGAAGAGTTGTTGGATAACTTTTCGACCAAGGCGATAGGTGGAATCATCGTGGCGGTGGTGATTGCCTCGGTAGTGTCGAGGACCTTGCTTGGAGAAGAGCCGGTGATTGCCCATCACTTGTCGAGGCACTACGATACCGCGGGTTGGATGTTGGTGGCTTTGCCCTTGGGGTTGGTGGCGGGGTGTCTGGGGCATCTTTTTGTCGGGTCGGTGCTTTCGTTGCGGCGTTGGGTGAAAAACAGAACCTGGCTACGCTCTTGGTACGCGCCGGCATTGGGTGGCTTGCTGTGTGGGGTGTTTGGTTTGCTAACCTGGTCGCTGACCGGAGCCATGGGAAGTGCCCAGAATGGGGTGTTCAGCATTGGTTATGATTCTTTGGAAGCGGCCTTTGAGAATCAACTGGTGGTTGGAATATTGGTGACCTTACTGACCTTCAAGATCATCGCTGTGGTGGTGAACTACGCCAGCGGTGGTAGTGGAGGCTTATTTTCTCCGACCTTGTTTATTGGGGGGATGCTGGGCGGGGTGGCCGGCGTGTTGTTGGTCGAACTGAGTCGTTTCTGGCCGATGCTCGGCGGGGTGGATGAATCACAAATCATCGGGGGCTGTGTGTTATTGGGCATGGGGGCGATGTTTGGTTCGGTGATCCGCTGTCCATTTACTTCGTTGATTATTATTTTTGAAATGACTGGAAACTACTCGTTGATCCTCCCCTTGATGGGCGGCAACGTGCTTTCCTGGGCGATTGCCCGCCAACTGCGTCCGATGCCGATTTACGATGCCTTGCTGCATGACGATGGCATCTCGCTCAAGCGGATGTCGTCTTACCGGGGGACGCAGGATTACCGTAACCTGCCGGTCTCTGCGATCATGAGTCACGATGTGGTTTCCGTTCAATTAAGCAAAACCGCGGGTGAGAATTTGGAGGCGATCCACCGATCGGGGTTTCGCCACAGTCATTACCCGGTGGTGGATGCGGAGGGATTGCTGCAGGGGATGATCACGCATCGACAATTGCAGGAAGCCGGAAGTGGCAAACTCCTGAGCGACTCCCTGTCCGGGGAGCTTGAGCCGCAGAAGGAACACTTGGAAATCCGCGTGCATCCGAAGGACTCGATACGTGTCACCCAGAAGCTGATGCAGCTGAAAAAAATCCAGCACGTGCCGGTGGTCAGCGTGCTCGACGGGCATCGTTTGCTCGGCATTGTCAGTGCCAAGGATATTGCCAGACAAAAAAATGCGTCAGAGATCTAG
- the tnpA gene encoding IS200/IS605 family transposase: MPQSLSNIYIHLIFSTKSRHPLISRDIAPDLHAYMATILNKLNGPAILINSMPDHIHILFKLNRTISVAKAVEEVKKGSSKWIKTQGPQYEKFAWQAGYGTFSVSESHAGKVANYIRNQEEHHRHTSFQDEYRSFLAKHNMDYNEPYVWD; this comes from the coding sequence ATGCCTCAATCCCTATCCAACATCTATATCCACCTGATTTTTTCAACCAAGTCACGGCACCCATTGATATCCAGAGACATTGCCCCCGATCTCCACGCCTACATGGCCACGATTCTCAACAAACTCAATGGTCCAGCCATCCTAATCAACTCCATGCCTGATCATATCCACATTCTCTTCAAACTAAACCGAACGATATCCGTGGCCAAAGCCGTCGAAGAAGTTAAAAAAGGCTCCTCGAAATGGATCAAAACCCAAGGACCTCAATATGAGAAATTTGCCTGGCAGGCTGGCTACGGCACCTTTTCCGTCAGTGAATCCCATGCCGGTAAGGTCGCCAACTACATCCGTAACCAAGAGGAACACCACCGCCACACATCCTTCCAGGACGAATACCGAAGTTTTCTGGCAAAGCACAACATGGATTACAACGAACCATATGTTTGGGATTAA
- a CDS encoding YchJ family protein, protein MSEFAADKPEDVPDADIDQREIENDDAPKTRSESLCPCKSGNSYYICCMPLHHGKAKARTAEELMRSRYSAYFFRLVDYLVETTHPDSREPGLKKELAKSVHNISWQFLTIVDTSKGGTKDKVGKVEFIAKCFVQGEPHELHERSRFRRYKGAWKYLDGVALGDS, encoded by the coding sequence ATGAGTGAATTTGCAGCTGACAAGCCCGAAGATGTTCCGGATGCTGATATCGACCAGCGCGAGATTGAAAACGATGATGCCCCGAAGACGCGGTCGGAGTCGCTGTGTCCGTGTAAAAGTGGCAACAGCTATTATATTTGTTGTATGCCGCTGCATCACGGCAAGGCGAAGGCCCGGACTGCCGAGGAGCTGATGCGTTCACGCTACAGTGCCTATTTTTTCCGTTTGGTGGATTATTTGGTGGAGACCACCCACCCTGACAGCCGGGAGCCTGGGTTGAAAAAGGAACTGGCGAAATCGGTGCATAACATCAGTTGGCAATTCCTGACCATTGTGGATACTTCGAAAGGGGGAACGAAAGACAAGGTGGGAAAGGTCGAGTTTATTGCCAAGTGCTTTGTCCAGGGGGAACCTCACGAATTACACGAACGCTCGCGCTTCCGTCGCTATAAAGGTGCCTGGAAATATCTGGACGGCGTGGCACTCGGGGACAGCTAG
- a CDS encoding Tex family protein — protein MSSIDSSHVFVSRISSELSLNPAQVSATAKMFAEGATVPFIARYRKEATGGMDEVQIMNVRDRLTQLADLEKRREAIVKSLDERKLLTPDLKKKVLAAETMTRLEDVFAPFRPKRRTRATMAKERGLEPLADYIWENRENASADPTAEAEQYVIKNEDKDKAVPLGVDALAGARDILAERFSDDADCRTELRELIERDGVVSSKIMYGKENEPDAQKFKDYFEWSEPFDSVPSHRMLAMRRGEKEGFLFMRIQADEERAVDMIRGRFGASGTGPCAEQLDLAIIDTYKRLLSLSLETECRMKAKKEADAEAVRVFAENLRELLLASPLGQRPMVAIDPAFRTGCKTVVLDAQGNLLADTVLHFTTSHTQAMEATSILQKIVEKYQIEAVAIGNGTASRETEAVVRAAGLPKSVAIVVVNESGASIYSASEVAREEFPDKDITVRGAVSIGRRLMDPLAELVKLDPKSIGVGQYQHDVDQNLLKNGLDDTVVSCVNGVGVEVNTASRQLLGYVAGLNTGIASNIVAYRTENGPFKTRAELKKVPRLGAVAFEQAAGFLRIRGGEHPLDSSAVHPERYALVEQMASDLGVDVPTLIRDAEARKRINLQQYVSEEVGLPTLKDIVAELAKPGRDPRKQFELFTFAEGVNKPSDLTQGIKLPGIVTNVTNFGAFVDVGVHQDGLVHISQLADQYVSDPADVVKVGQKVQVTVMEVDLNRNRISLSMRSNPEPASQGARRDSNGGRGPRGGNGGRGGNGGGGPRRQNGGGRNHNDSFGGNWFDQALKNGK, from the coding sequence ATGAGCAGCATTGATTCCTCACACGTTTTTGTTTCCCGTATTTCTTCCGAGCTATCCCTGAATCCCGCTCAGGTATCAGCCACTGCCAAGATGTTTGCCGAAGGAGCTACGGTTCCTTTTATCGCCCGGTACCGGAAAGAGGCGACCGGTGGTATGGATGAAGTGCAGATCATGAATGTGCGTGACCGTCTGACCCAGCTCGCCGATCTCGAAAAGCGTCGTGAAGCCATTGTCAAAAGCCTCGACGAGCGTAAGTTGCTGACCCCCGATCTGAAAAAGAAGGTGCTGGCGGCTGAGACCATGACCCGACTCGAGGACGTGTTTGCTCCCTTCCGCCCGAAGCGCCGAACCCGTGCCACCATGGCCAAGGAGCGGGGGCTTGAGCCGCTGGCCGATTACATCTGGGAGAACCGTGAGAATGCTTCAGCCGACCCCACTGCCGAGGCGGAGCAGTATGTGATTAAAAATGAGGACAAGGACAAGGCCGTGCCGCTCGGAGTGGATGCCTTGGCTGGTGCGCGTGATATTCTGGCTGAGCGATTCAGCGACGATGCCGATTGCCGGACCGAACTGCGTGAACTGATCGAGCGCGATGGTGTGGTGAGCTCAAAAATCATGTATGGCAAGGAAAACGAGCCGGATGCCCAGAAGTTCAAAGATTACTTTGAATGGAGTGAGCCCTTCGACAGCGTGCCATCCCACCGGATGCTGGCGATGCGTCGTGGTGAGAAGGAAGGTTTTTTGTTTATGCGGATTCAGGCGGACGAGGAGCGGGCAGTCGATATGATCCGTGGACGTTTCGGGGCGTCAGGAACCGGCCCCTGTGCCGAGCAGCTTGATCTTGCGATCATCGATACTTATAAGCGCTTGCTGAGCCTTTCGCTCGAAACCGAATGCCGGATGAAAGCGAAAAAAGAGGCTGATGCCGAGGCGGTCCGGGTGTTTGCTGAGAACCTGCGCGAGTTGTTGCTGGCATCACCACTCGGTCAGCGGCCGATGGTGGCAATCGACCCCGCTTTCCGCACCGGTTGTAAGACCGTGGTACTTGATGCCCAGGGGAATTTACTCGCCGATACCGTCCTGCATTTTACGACCAGTCATACGCAGGCCATGGAGGCGACCTCGATTCTGCAAAAAATCGTAGAGAAATACCAAATCGAAGCGGTTGCCATCGGTAACGGTACGGCCTCGCGCGAAACCGAAGCCGTGGTTCGGGCCGCCGGACTACCGAAGTCAGTGGCGATTGTCGTGGTCAATGAATCTGGAGCTTCGATTTATTCGGCCAGTGAAGTGGCTCGTGAGGAGTTTCCGGACAAGGACATCACCGTGCGTGGTGCGGTCTCGATTGGTCGTCGATTGATGGATCCTTTGGCAGAGCTTGTGAAGCTCGATCCGAAAAGCATCGGGGTGGGCCAGTACCAACATGACGTTGACCAAAACCTGCTGAAGAATGGCCTCGATGATACTGTGGTGAGTTGTGTGAACGGCGTGGGTGTGGAGGTAAATACCGCCTCCCGCCAGTTGCTCGGTTATGTTGCCGGACTGAATACCGGTATCGCATCGAATATCGTTGCCTACCGCACGGAAAACGGGCCGTTTAAAACCCGAGCCGAATTGAAAAAGGTGCCACGACTCGGTGCCGTTGCCTTTGAACAAGCTGCTGGATTCCTTCGTATTCGTGGTGGAGAGCATCCCTTGGATTCCTCGGCGGTGCACCCCGAGCGTTATGCGCTGGTAGAGCAAATGGCCTCCGACCTTGGTGTGGATGTGCCGACTCTGATCCGTGATGCCGAGGCCCGCAAACGCATCAACCTGCAACAATACGTCAGTGAGGAAGTTGGTTTGCCAACCCTCAAGGACATCGTCGCTGAGTTGGCCAAGCCGGGGCGGGATCCGCGGAAGCAATTCGAGCTCTTTACCTTTGCCGAGGGGGTGAACAAGCCTTCTGATCTAACCCAGGGGATCAAGCTCCCGGGTATCGTGACCAATGTCACCAACTTCGGAGCCTTTGTGGACGTCGGGGTGCATCAGGATGGCTTGGTGCATATTTCCCAACTCGCCGACCAGTATGTCTCCGATCCTGCGGACGTGGTCAAGGTGGGCCAGAAGGTGCAGGTTACCGTGATGGAGGTGGATTTGAATCGGAACCGGATTTCACTTTCGATGCGCAGCAACCCGGAGCCTGCAAGTCAAGGGGCACGCCGTGACTCCAACGGAGGCCGTGGCCCGCGTGGCGGAAACGGTGGACGCGGAGGAAATGGTGGTGGTGGGCCGCGACGCCAGAACGGTGGCGGCCGCAATCACAACGATTCCTTTGGCGGCAACTGGTTCGATCAGGCGCTGAAGAATGGCAAGTAG